In Notamacropus eugenii isolate mMacEug1 chromosome 1, mMacEug1.pri_v2, whole genome shotgun sequence, one genomic interval encodes:
- the LOC140521494 gene encoding general transcription factor IIE subunit 2 — protein sequence MDPSLLKERELFKKRALSNPSVEKRPALSESSSSSKKKKAKVEQGGSSGSKQNSDHSNGSFNFKALSGGSGYKFGVLAKIVNYMKTRHQRGDTHPLTLEEILDETQHLDIGLKQKQWLMSEALVNNPKIEVVDGKYTFKPKYNLKDKKALLRLLDKHDQRGLGGILLEDIEEGLPNAQKAIKALGDQIIFVTRPDKKKILFYNDKNCQFTVDEEFQKLWRSITVDSMDEEKIEEYLKRQGISSMQESGPKKVAPIQRRKKPVSQKKRRFKTHNEHLAGVLKDYSDIAPGKQ from the coding sequence ATGGATCCAAGCTTATTAAAAGAACGGGAGCTTTTCAAAAAACGAGCCCTCTCCAACCCCTCGGTAGAAAAGCGTCCGGCACTTTCTGAGTCGTCTTCATCATCCAAGAAGAAGAAAGCCAAGGTCGAGCAGGGGGGATCCTCGGGCTCCAAACAAAATTCAGATCACAGTAATGGATCCTTTAACTTCAAAGCCCTTTCCGGAGGCTCAGGATACAAATTTGGAGTTCTTGCAAAGATTGTAAATTACATGAAGACCCGACATCAGAGAGGTGATACCCACCCACTGACTTTAGAAGAAATTTTGGATGAAACCCAGCATTTGGACATAGGGCTTAAGCAGAAACAATGGCTGATGTCTGAGGCGCTAGTCAACAACCCCAAAATTGAAGTAGTAGATGGGAAGTACACCTTCAAGCCCAAGTACAACCTTAAAGATAAGAAGGCCTTGCTTCGGCTCCTGGACAAGCATGACCAGAGAGGCTTGGGAGGGATCCTCCTAGAAGACATTGAGGAGGGGCTGCCCAATGCACAGAAAGCCATCAAGGCCTTAGGGGACCAGATCATCTTTGTCACACGTCCTGACAAAAAGAAGATCCTTTTTTACAATGATAAGAACTGTCAGTTTACTGTGGATGAAGAATTTCAGAAACTTTGGAGGAGCATTACTGTGGATTCTATggatgaggagaaaattgaagAGTATCTGAAGCGACAGGGGATTTCTTCTATGCAGGAGTCTGGACCAAAGAAAGTGGCTCCCATCCAGCGGAGGAAGAAACCAGTCTCGCAGAAGAAACGAAGGTTCAAAACCCACAACGAGCACTTGGCCGGGGTCTTGAAGGATTACTCTGACATAGCTCCAGGCAAGCAGTAG
- the MSANTD5 gene encoding putative uncharacterized protein MSANTD5 — protein MVEVHHQMNCSVPEEQESRAATPDSPTESSGTRRSQRPHPSAPQGDAWSPESIQVLLDVWASPDIQAMRESRKRRRVIYRAIASRLYKEGVQRSWVHCREMMLALEDLYCSIQEANQKRQGEPIPCPFYEGLEKVLPFTHALHEGPGHEVPEAKHTSCEPSGAYSRSPMPVWMPSWMDQVVPQGISWNAASTFQGENRESDKNSLQEPSQAIPWTPSTFISFQNQMTKGNSPQAIPLETPWTTRPLIVLSNHVTREHTFQHPAQIVPLQPIQHPYIQQQGSTENNHQFQQQNIPPAIPASGIMKHEEAGQCITQNRPQGNPLFNMDHEEPIANSSQDPTALIVQTLPTFHSIQNQETADTTTQSHTPQEITYAPQFCTHNQGTYECHLPNPGLMCPSPLSYSHGPPQFFPPLLYFFPHLHIHT, from the exons ATGGTGGAAGTACATCACCAAATGAATTGTTCAGTTCCTGAGGAGCAAGAGAGTAGAGCAGCAACCCCAGATTCTCCTACAGAATCTTCAG GCACTAGAAGAAGCCAGAGGCCTCACCCTTCTGCTCCCCAAGGTGATGCATGGAGCCCAGAGTCAATTCAAGTCTTATTGGATGTGTGGGCCTCCCCTGATATCCAGGCTATGAGGGAATCCAGGAAGAGACGCAGGGTGATCTACAGGGCTATAGCCAGTCGGTTATACAAGGAGGGTGTGCAGAGAAGCTGGGTGCATTGTCGGGAAATGATGCTGGCTTTAGAAGATTTGTACTGCTCTATCCAGGAGGCCAACCAGAAAAGGCAAGGGGAACCCATCCCCTGCCCATTTTATGAGGGCTTGGAAAAAGTTCTGCCCTTCACACATGCCTTGCATGAAGGTCCTGGGCATGAAGTCCCTGAGGCTAAGCACACATCCTGTGAACCCTCAG GGGCATACAGTAGGAGCCCCATGCCAGTTTGGATGCCTTCCTGGATGGATCAGGTAGTACCTCAGGGGATCAGTTGGAATGCAGCCTCAACTTTCCAAGGGGAGAATAGAGAGTCAGACAAGAACAGCCTCCAGGAACCATCACAGGCAATCCCATGGACACCCAGCACCTTTATCTCCTTCCAAAACCAAATGACCAAGGGAAATAGTCCCCAAGCTATACCACTGGAGACTCCTTGGACCACAAGACCCCTCATCGTTCTCTCAAATCATGTCACCCGGGAGCACACATTCCAACACCCAGCACAGATCGTCCCACTTCAACCAATACAACATCCCTATATCCAACAACAAGGGTCCACTGAGAACAACCACCAGTTTCAACAACAGAACATCCCTCCAGCTATTCCTGCTTCTGGAATCATGAAACATGAAGAGGCAGGTCAGTGTATCACCCAAAACAGACCCCAGGGAAACCCTTTGTTCAATATGGACCATGAAGAGCCAATTGCAAACAGTTCCCAAGACCCAACAGCATTGATTGTACAGACTTTGCCAACTTTTCATTCAATCCAGAATCAGGAGACAGCTGATACCACCACTCAAAGTCATACTCCACAGGAGATCACCTACGCCCCACAATTCTGTACCCACAATCAAGGGACCTATGAATGCCACCTCCCAAATCCAGGCTTAATGTGTCCATCTCCACTTTCCTACTCACATGGACCACCGCAATTCTTCCCCCCACTTCTGTATTTCTTTCCCCATCTGCATATCCACACGTGA